In the Ruminococcus sp. OA3 genome, one interval contains:
- a CDS encoding DivIVA domain-containing protein, which translates to MSENELFKTTLMGGYDKDDVMEQMRKMKETHTGEITRLAKEIQKKNSRIEELTERLVAKEEQKEQLERNIKNKYQKYIDHYESISRLVLESQIRAENIIKDAQKKADDIVRQAEKEAQKRIDTVQSEVDRRLTDGQRKYIAVQEEMNAIVELINQAQQRFMASYKEVHSIISTMPESLRNFDEDITNDFDADISEQDPELEAAGKSMREIERKIRKDLDLEDSLDDADDLTEEDLEKFLYKHGIIRKDKDDE; encoded by the coding sequence GGATGATGTGATGGAACAGATGAGGAAAATGAAAGAAACCCACACAGGAGAAATTACCCGTCTTGCCAAGGAGATTCAGAAGAAAAACAGCAGGATTGAGGAGCTGACAGAACGTCTGGTTGCCAAAGAAGAACAGAAAGAACAGCTGGAACGCAATATAAAAAATAAATATCAAAAGTATATCGATCATTATGAAAGTATATCGAGGCTGGTACTGGAATCACAGATCCGGGCCGAGAACATTATCAAGGATGCACAGAAGAAGGCCGATGATATTGTGCGTCAGGCTGAGAAGGAAGCGCAGAAGCGCATCGACACGGTACAGTCAGAAGTAGACAGGAGACTCACAGACGGGCAGCGTAAATACATAGCTGTACAGGAAGAGATGAATGCGATTGTTGAATTGATCAACCAGGCACAGCAGCGGTTTATGGCCTCTTATAAAGAGGTTCACAGTATTATCAGTACAATGCCTGAATCGCTCAGGAATTTTGATGAGGACATTACGAATGACTTTGATGCCGATATCAGTGAACAGGATCCGGAGCTGGAGGCGGCAGGCAAATCCATGCGTGAGATTGAGCGTAAGATCAGAAAAGATCTTGATCTCGAGGATAGTCTGGATGATGCAGACGACCTGACAGAAGAAGATCTTGAAAAATTTCTTTATAAACATGGGATTATCCGTAAGGATAAAGACGATGAATAA